From Arachis stenosperma cultivar V10309 chromosome 2, arast.V10309.gnm1.PFL2, whole genome shotgun sequence, one genomic window encodes:
- the LOC130962929 gene encoding serine/threonine-protein phosphatase 7 long form homolog, translating to MEEEDRLYRLNRIAHVAGFIDQEPARVISGVRRQQNMPLHERIIPYLETAGLYHLARLNSQWFWVDEPLLSAFIERWRPETHTFHMPFGECTVTLEDVAYQLGLPIDGEPVSGCLSEFENFMENGRPAWVWFRELFGELPPQNKVKQMTVCYTWFHERFRVLPADATEDIVRIYARAYIMMLLSSQLFADKNANRVHLRWLPYVASLDDLGRYSWGSAALAWLYRCLCRGTNKNVVNLAGPLQLLQSWIFWRFPCLRPSDFNRFGFPLASRWAQYLPRNDAVDQRVVAARLSLDRLRVHDIVWEPYSTPDVAAIVHPEILLDQHRRLWTAVTSLIYFAAIEWHQVDRVMPQFGGVQHLPRLALNIDWLHAKDGRGGDRWFPSYYREWHEHWQDRHASVLPVDRVADPGPSAEYLDWWCRVAHRFLSPEVAFQDPRPIVLTEEAHHRGSSQAPPMVQVVDRPDNRRVDRRRRIGTRATDREWRWLADQLDEGQGVGGQGGDVDHRVPRRRARRHGQRDGGGRARGRGPSGEYHSGQDAVGEDIGGVGTGMDQGTYEVGGSSQMFEVGGSSQMFADFTTAAVGMDIDDPVSQSEFFRDIADILGEDDGTHYRPQMDEGHSQFAEHQPHVQDVQPGLPVDLNEPAPSPLEPWFALGGTPASAFSVVPPQAQVPQVDERPRRARRAPLRGTGGHLIGQLQDDDSDTIEDSD from the exons ATGGAAGAAGAAGACCGGCTGTACCGGTTAAACCGCATTGCGCATGTGGCTGGATTTATCGACCAAGAG CCTGCTAGGGTTATTAGTGGTGTGAGAAGACAACAGAATATGCCTTTACACGAGCGTATCATACCGTATCTAGAGACGGCGGGCTTATATCACTTGGCTAGGCTGAACAGTCAGTGGTTCTGGGTTGATGAGCCTCTACTTAGCGCATTCATTGAGAGGTGGCGTCCTGAGACCCACACATTTCACATGCCCTTTGGGGAGTGTACGGTCACCTTGGAGGACGTGGCCTATCAGCTGGGTTTACCGATTGATGGTGAGCCTGTGAGTGGGTGCCTTAGTGAGTTTGAGAATTTCATGGAAAATGGAAGACCGGCATGGGTGTGGTTCCGTGAGCTGTTTGGGGAGTTACCTCCGCAGAATAAAGTGAAGCAGATGACAGTGTGCTACACATGGTTCCATGAGCGGTTTCGGGTTTTGCCAGCAGATGCTACTGAGGACATCGTGCGTATATACGCGAGGGCCTATATTATGATGCTGTTGTCATCTCAGCTGTTTGCGGACAAGAACGCCAACCGTGTCCACCTTCGCTGGTTGCCATATGTGGCATCGTTGGATGACTTGGGTAGATATAGCTGGGGCTCGGCCGCGCTGGCGTGGTTGTACAGATGTCTTTGTCGTGGAACAAACAAAAATGTTGTCAACTTGGCTGGGCCACTTCAGCTTCTACAGTCTTGGATCTTCTGGAGATTTCCTTGTCTGAGGCCAAGTGATTTCAACAGATTCGGGTTTCCACTTGCATCCAG GTGGGCTCAGTATCTACCGAGGAACGACGCAGTAGATCAGCGAGTGGTGGCTGCACGCCTCTCTTTGGATAGATTGCGTGTGCATGAT ATCGTGTGGGAGCCCTATTCCACTCCGGATGTCGCAGCTATTGTTCATCCAGAGATACTACTAGACCAGCACCGCAGGCTATGGACGGCAGTTACGAGTCTCATTTATTTTGCTGCGATTGAGTGGCACCAGGTGGATAGGGTTATGCCTCAGTTCGGCGGGGTTCAGCATCTCCCTCGTTTGGCTCTTAACATAGACTGGCTTCATGCGAAGGACGGCAGGGGTGGAGATAGGTGGTTCCCCTCATATTATCGGGAGTGGCATGAGCATTGGCAGGATCGGCATGCCTCAGTTTTACCCGTTGACCGAGTTGCTGATCCTGGGCCATCAGCTGAGTACCTGGACTGGTGGTGTCGTGTGGCGCACCGATTTCTATCCCCAGAGGTTGCATTTCAGGATCCCAGGCCTATTGTGTTGACTGAGGAGGCTCACCATAGAGGGTCATCGCAGGCACCTCCTATGGTGCAGGTTGTCGACAGACCGGACAACCGCCGCGTGGACAGGCGTAGGCGTATCGGCACACGTGCTACGGATCGAGAGTGGCGATGGCTGGCCGACCAGTTAGATGAGGGTCAGGGTGTTGGTGGTCAGGGAGGTGATGTTGATCATCGTGTTCCGAGACGTAGGGCCAGACGACATGGTCAGCGGGATGGTGGTGGACGTGCCCGTGGTAGAGGACCATCTGGAGAGTATCACAGTGGTCAGGATGCTGTTGGTGAGGACATTGGTGGTGTGGGCACAGGGATGGATCAGGGTACGTACGAGGTGGGGGGTTCTTCTCAGATGTTTGAGGTGGGGGGTTCTTCTCAGATGTTCGCCGACTTTACTACGGCGGCCGTCGGTATGGATATTGATGATCCTGTGAGTCAGTCAGAGTTTTTCAGAGATATAGCAGACATCTTGGGAGAGGATGATGGCACTCATTATAGGCCACAGATGGATGAGGGACATTCACAGTTTGCCGAGCACCAGCCACATGTTCAGGATGTACAGCCAGGTTTGCCGGTTGACCTGAACGAGCCTGCGCCTTCACCATTGGAGCCATGGTTCGCGTTGGGAGGTACCCCAGCTTCGGCTTTCAGCGTAGTTCCGCCACAGGCACAGGTGCCACAGGTGGATGAGAGACCACGGAGGGCTCGTCGTGCTCCTTTACGTGGCACTGGAGGTCACCTTATTGGTCAGTTGCAGGATGACGACAGTGACACGATCGAGGACTCTGATTAG
- the LOC130962162 gene encoding uncharacterized protein LOC130962162, with product MGKPRRTSVRLSYGSILHSPTHLHTSENVEETFQETIKQPQSMTTEIKEDDSPCSEVKEENNTTTSHVVLVYTKRSEDVCKGESSCLGISSSGDGSAEVGKYACTPKPTLQKRLTTTTSKKQETAKMIGTSRKAE from the exons ATGGGGAAACCAAGAAGGACGAGCGTAAGGCTCAGCTATGGTTCGATACTGCACTCTCCTACGCACCTTCAC ACATCCGAAAATGTTGAGGAGACTTTTCAGGAAACAATTAAACAGCCACAGAGCATGACTACTGAAATAAAGGAAGATGATTCACCTTGCAGTGAAGTCAAAGAAGAAAACAACACAACTACTTCTCATGTG GTTCTTGTTTATACGAAAAGAAGTGAAGATGTTTGCAAAGGAGAGAGCTCATGCTTAGGGATTTCATCATCTGGAGATGGGTCTGCTGAAGTAGGAAAATATGCTTGCACTCCCAAACCAACATTGCAAAAAAGATTGACAACCACCACCTCCAAGAAGCAAGAGACAGCTAAAATGATAGGCACTAGTAGAAAAGCAGAGTAA